The Brenneria rubrifaciens genome has a window encoding:
- a CDS encoding MerR family transcriptional regulator yields MKIGELSSRTGVSIRMLRYYEQKGLLNPSRSESGYRRYGVEDVQRIKDIALLNGAGLPLAAIRDLLACVPSGANPAPLCYALKSRIREQLEQIDRQIASLNKSRQRLTGLLR; encoded by the coding sequence ATGAAAATCGGCGAACTTTCATCACGAACCGGCGTCAGCATACGGATGTTGCGCTACTACGAGCAGAAAGGTTTACTTAATCCCTCGCGATCTGAATCAGGCTATCGTCGTTATGGGGTCGAAGACGTACAAAGAATCAAAGACATTGCCCTGCTCAACGGGGCAGGTCTCCCGCTGGCGGCTATTCGAGATTTGTTAGCCTGCGTACCATCAGGCGCGAACCCCGCGCCTTTGTGCTATGCGCTGAAATCGCGGATCAGAGAACAACTTGAACAGATCGATCGGCAGATCGCATCCTTGAACAAGAGCCGCCAGCGTCTTACTGGCTTGCTTCGCTAG
- a CDS encoding TrbM/KikA/MpfK family conjugal transfer protein, whose translation MKNTLIAAALLCLAAGFSAPSLAADPCEAVLCMYGKATGNGGGSECRQAERAFFSINAFKKHHRFNPGKTFEMRRDFLAQCAGADPAAVSQILSRYGRVRG comes from the coding sequence ATGAAAAATACCCTTATCGCGGCGGCGCTCCTGTGCCTGGCCGCCGGCTTTTCCGCGCCGTCATTGGCGGCCGATCCCTGCGAAGCGGTGTTGTGCATGTATGGAAAGGCAACCGGCAACGGCGGCGGCAGCGAATGCCGCCAGGCGGAGCGCGCCTTTTTCAGCATCAACGCCTTTAAAAAACACCATCGCTTCAATCCGGGCAAGACGTTTGAGATGCGCCGGGATTTTCTCGCGCAGTGCGCCGGCGCCGATCCGGCCGCCGTCAGTCAAATATTATCGCGCTATGGTCGGGTGCGCGGCTGA
- a CDS encoding cag pathogenicity island Cag12 family protein, whose product MRRAVEILYAGAALAALSGCASPPEPVQPAWDTPGVAVNATLPQWSENRIVIPSAHVDGSWSMSMVFSPEAIYPPGVWYAVAHSKQAVVSASDGASYFTAKTWLRKHGYRAVVIYQPKAADRFIGHAVEIYFYR is encoded by the coding sequence ATGAGGCGAGCCGTTGAGATACTGTACGCCGGCGCGGCGCTGGCGGCGCTTTCCGGCTGCGCATCGCCGCCGGAGCCGGTTCAGCCCGCCTGGGATACCCCCGGCGTTGCCGTTAACGCCACGCTGCCGCAGTGGTCGGAAAACCGCATCGTCATACCGTCCGCCCATGTCGACGGCAGCTGGTCGATGTCCATGGTGTTCAGCCCCGAGGCCATATATCCGCCCGGCGTCTGGTATGCCGTCGCGCACTCAAAACAGGCCGTCGTCAGTGCGTCCGATGGGGCAAGTTATTTCACAGCGAAAACCTGGCTGAGAAAACACGGTTATCGCGCCGTCGTAATTTATCAGCCTAAAGCCGCCGACCGCTTCATCGGTCATGCCGTCGAGATATATTTTTACCGCTGA
- a CDS encoding EthD domain-containing protein, which produces MLKLIMCVKRLPELTREEFDAYWRNSHASLVRKYAAILGIRRYIQTYPLCNLAAQRALEQGRGSDRADFDGCAELWWDDLDAHLTARKTVDGLKTLQALIDDERRFVDLSRSQLWYGEERAIL; this is translated from the coding sequence ATGCTTAAACTTATCATGTGCGTGAAGCGCTTGCCTGAACTCACCAGAGAAGAGTTCGACGCCTATTGGCGCAACAGCCATGCATCGTTGGTACGCAAGTATGCGGCGATACTGGGTATTCGTAGATACATTCAGACCTATCCCTTGTGTAATTTAGCGGCCCAACGCGCATTAGAACAAGGGAGAGGGAGTGATCGCGCCGATTTTGATGGCTGCGCGGAATTGTGGTGGGATGATCTGGACGCCCATCTGACGGCGAGAAAAACGGTAGACGGTCTTAAAACGCTGCAAGCGCTTATTGACGACGAACGCCGGTTTGTGGATCTGTCACGGTCCCAACTTTGGTATGGTGAGGAGCGCGCAATTCTTTAA